CTGTGGAATGCCTTGCTTCCTGCGGAACAGCACCAATGATGCAAATCGGTGAAACGTATCACGAAAGATTAACTTTCGAAAAGTGCGAAGATATCTTAGACAATTATAAAAACAAAGGTGAGCAGATTTCTCATTTCAGAAAAGAAAGAGTAAAAAACCATACGGATATCCACCAATAATGAGCAGGCAGATTCTCATAAACGACTTAGATAAAGAAGGCATTAACACACTTGCCGGCTACAAGGCGCATGGCGGATATTCATCGCTTGAAAAAGCGCTGAAGATGAAGCCCGAAGAGATTGTGGAGGAAGTGAAAAAATCGGGCATTCGCGGCAGAGGCGGTGCAGGGTTTCCCATGGGAATGAAATGGAGCTTTATTGCGAAACCTCCGGGAGTTCCGCGCTATTTGGTGTGCAATGCCGATGAATCAGAGCCCGGAACTTTCAAAGACCGTTATTTGATGGAAAAGAAACCGCACATTCTCGTTGAGGGAATGATTATTTCTTCTTTTGCACTTGGCGCTAATACTTCATACATATATATAAGAGGAGAAATGATGTATGTGTATCATATCCTCGAAAAAGCAATTCAGGAAGCATACGATGCAGGATATCTCGGAAAAAATATTTTGGGAAGTGGTTATGATTTAGATTTATTCGTTCACTGCGGTGCAGGCGCCTACATCTGCGGAGAAGAAACAGGATTGATTGAATCGCTGGAAGGCAAAAGAGGAAACCCAAGAATCAAACCTCCGTTTCCTGCTGTAGTTGGTCTGTATGGATGTCCGACTGTAGTTAATAATGTAGAAACACTTGCTAATGTCCCCTGGATTATCAATAATGGCGGAGATGAATACGCAAAGATTGGAATCGGGAAATCAACAGGAACAAAATTAATTTCCGCTTCGGGACATATTAATAAACCGGGAGTTTACGAAATCGAACTCGGAGTTCCCGTGGAAGAATTTATTTACTCGGATAAATATTGCGGAGGAATCCGTAACGGGAAAAAACTGAAAGCGGTAGTGGCAGGAGGTTCTTCTGTGCCAATCCTTCCAACAGAATTAATTTTGAAAACCGCGAAAGGCGAACCAAGATTAATGTCTTACGAATCGCTTTCCGATGGTGGATTCCAAACAGGAACGATGCTCGGTTCAGGAGGTTTCATTGTAATGGACGAAGACACGAGCATAGTAAAAAACCTCTGGAATTTCACGCGCTTTTATCATCATGAAAGCTGCGGACAATGTTCCCCTTGCCGAGAAGGAACAGGATGGATGGAAAAAGTTCTGCATAAATTTATTGAAGGTCACGCTCAGACAAAAGATATTGACCTGCTTTGGGATATACAGGGAAAAATTGAAGGCAAAACAATTTGCCCGCTGGGTGAAGCTGCTGCATGGCCTGTGGCTGCGGCTATCCGACATTTCAGACCTGAGTTTGAAGAATATGTGAAGAAGGGGAAGAATATGATTGATGTAAAACATTATTACAGATTAAATAATTTGCAACCGGCATAATTAAATGGCGAAAGTCACCATAGACGGCAAATCAATCGAAGTTCCTGACGGGACAACGATTCTCAATGCCGCTCGCATGATCGGTGGAGAAATTGTTCCGCCTGCCATGTGCTATTATTCCAAACTGAAAACAAGTGGAGGTTACTGCAGAACATGTTTGGTGAAAGTTGCGCAAGGCTCGGCTAAAGATCCGCGCCCTATGCCGAAACTGGTTCCTTCCTGCCGTCAAACTGTGATGGACGGAATGGTGGTTGAAAACATCACTTCACCCGAAGTAGTAGAAGCAAGAGCCGGTGTGGTGGAATTTCTTTTGGTCAATCATCCTCTTGATTGCCCTATCTGCGACCAGGCAGGTGAATGTCATTTACAGGATTTGGGTTATGAGCACGGAAAAATGAAAACCCGTTATGAATTCAAGCGCAGGGAGTTTGCTAAAATTGACATAGGAGATAATATCAAACTTCACATGACGCGGTGCATTTTATGTTACCGCTGTGTGAAAGTTGCCGAGCAGCTTTGCCCGGGCAGAGTGCACGGTGTGATGAACAGAGGCGATGTAGCCGAAATTTCAACCTTCATTCAACATGCAGTTGATAATGATATGAGCGGAAATATGATTGATGTTTGTCCGGTTGGAGCACTCACCGACAGAACTTTCCGATTCAAAAGCCGAGTGTGGTTTACAAAACCTGTTGACGCGCACAGAAACTGCGATAAGTGTTGTGGGAAAGTACGCTTGTGGTACAAAGGCGAAGAAGTTCTTCGTGTTACTGCCAGAAAAGATAAATACGGGGAAGTGGAAGGGTGGATTTGCAACTCCTGCAGATTTGACCACAAGAAAACAAACGATTGGGTAATTGAAACGACCTCTCCGGTTAACCATCATTCCGTGATTTCAGCTAATCATTATGAAACATCAAAAGCTTTGGAGAATCTGAAAACAGATATTACAAAACAACAGAAAAATTTAAATGGCAATAAATATGCACTTGGACATGGTGCTATGAATCCAAATAATCAGTAGATAATGCTCGAATACATTATATATAAAGCAATTCTTGTAGTTATCATCTTTTGCATTACGCTGGTCGCAGCGATGTATTCCACGTATGCGGAAAGAAAGATTGCTGGTTTTATACAAGACCGCCTCGGACCAAACCGTGCCGGATGGTTCGGCATCTTTCAGCCTATTGCCGATGGCGTGAAAATGTTCATGAAAGAGGAAATGATTCCTGACGTTTCCAATAAATTTCTTTTCATCCTTGGACC
This is a stretch of genomic DNA from Bacteroidota bacterium. It encodes these proteins:
- the nuoF gene encoding NADH-quinone oxidoreductase subunit NuoF, whose amino-acid sequence is MSRQILINDLDKEGINTLAGYKAHGGYSSLEKALKMKPEEIVEEVKKSGIRGRGGAGFPMGMKWSFIAKPPGVPRYLVCNADESEPGTFKDRYLMEKKPHILVEGMIISSFALGANTSYIYIRGEMMYVYHILEKAIQEAYDAGYLGKNILGSGYDLDLFVHCGAGAYICGEETGLIESLEGKRGNPRIKPPFPAVVGLYGCPTVVNNVETLANVPWIINNGGDEYAKIGIGKSTGTKLISASGHINKPGVYEIELGVPVEEFIYSDKYCGGIRNGKKLKAVVAGGSSVPILPTELILKTAKGEPRLMSYESLSDGGFQTGTMLGSGGFIVMDEDTSIVKNLWNFTRFYHHESCGQCSPCREGTGWMEKVLHKFIEGHAQTKDIDLLWDIQGKIEGKTICPLGEAAAWPVAAAIRHFRPEFEEYVKKGKNMIDVKHYYRLNNLQPA
- a CDS encoding (2Fe-2S)-binding protein, translating into MAKVTIDGKSIEVPDGTTILNAARMIGGEIVPPAMCYYSKLKTSGGYCRTCLVKVAQGSAKDPRPMPKLVPSCRQTVMDGMVVENITSPEVVEARAGVVEFLLVNHPLDCPICDQAGECHLQDLGYEHGKMKTRYEFKRREFAKIDIGDNIKLHMTRCILCYRCVKVAEQLCPGRVHGVMNRGDVAEISTFIQHAVDNDMSGNMIDVCPVGALTDRTFRFKSRVWFTKPVDAHRNCDKCCGKVRLWYKGEEVLRVTARKDKYGEVEGWICNSCRFDHKKTNDWVIETTSPVNHHSVISANHYETSKALENLKTDITKQQKNLNGNKYALGHGAMNPNNQ